From the Helicoverpa armigera isolate CAAS_96S chromosome 27, ASM3070526v1, whole genome shotgun sequence genome, one window contains:
- the LOC110376180 gene encoding gastrula zinc finger protein XlCGF26.1, whose protein sequence is MENLYCRFCAEPRSSEKLLNLQNDSERHDETIVKLAFVNAVYVNFNSNDMLPKTVCFICYDNLNKAYEFLDNVKRAQDVLSKMFTSADENKCDLSDDDRMPGFDDFLCNDDSAAVKLEDDARNKYSEASELEISLHVKREMKEEPDIDDQTYDDSLNVQDILDAAICNASFNSNVTIYAKEVSDLSKKVVRSWKDYPWVCGYCNIEFLNIDMLRSHCKVVHGKCSAFMCIDCKAGRNEDFTSFVKHVRKHRKILRNHCYYCDLVLDKTENLTTHIKEHFLKSQLPCPLCGEILKNEDSLKLHLRDFNITKQKRRPRRKPGTPITIEDLTCKLCKKVYKNPNSLRDHMKLHTIDRKRNYTCDRCGKMFYNKGTLTSHILSHDKNRPHVCRICNKSFLYPNMLRRHVEMHSGVKPFSCEQCGRCFRLQYQLNAHKIIHTDSMPYVCSYCNKAFRFKQILKNHERQHTGAKPYSCQHCGMEFTNWSNYNKHMKRRHNTDTSKKKITPDGVFPVNPQTGQIMQVQDPVGTEEWKTKIMIPGKRGKKKSIKQEDI, encoded by the exons ATGGAGAACTTGTACTGTCGTTTCTGTGCCGAGCCTAGAAGCTCTGAAAAGCTTCTAAACTTACAGAACGACTCCGAAAGACACGACGAAACAATCGTGAAGCTCGCATTTGTAAACGCCGTGTATGTCAACTTTAATAGCAATGATATGTTGCCGAAAACGGTTTGTTTCATTTGCTACGACAACCTAAACAAAGCATACGAGTTCCTAGACAATGTGAAACGCGCACAAGATGTTTTATCCAAGATGTTTACGAGTGCAGATGAAAACAAATGCGACCTTTCAGACGACGATAGAATGCCTGGCTTCGACGATTTTCTTTGCAATGACGACTCTGCGGCTGTAAAACTAGAGGATGATGCCCGCAACAAGTACTCAGAAGCTTCCGAACTTGAGATTAGTTTACACGTTAAACGTGAAATGAAAGAAGAGCCTGATATTGACGACCAAACGTATGACGACTCGCTAAACGTTCAAGATATTCTAGACGCGGCGATATGTAACGCATCCTTTAATTCTAACGTCACAATATACGCTAAAGAGGTTTCTGATCTGAGTAAAAAGGTTGTTAGATCATGGAAGGATTATCCTTGGGTTTGTGGCTACTGTAATATTGAGTTTCTGAATATAGATATGTTACGATCTCATTGCAAAGTGGTTCATGGCAAATGTTCGGCGTTCATGTGCATTGATTGTAAGGCAGGAAGGAATGAGGACTTTACTAGCTTTGTTAAACATGTTCGGAAACACAGGAAGATACTAAG GAACCATTGCTACTATTGTGACTTAGTATTAGACAAAACAGAAAACTTAACTACCCACATAAAAGAACACTTCTTAAAATCACAACTACCCTGCCCACTGTGCGgagaaatacttaaaaatgaGGACTCATTAAAACTACATTTACGAGACTTTAATATAACAAAACAGAAACGCAGGCCGAGAAGAAAACCCGGAACACCTATCACAATAGAAGATTTAACTTGTAAGTTATGTAAAAAGGTGTACAAGAATCCCAACAGTCTCCGAGACCACATGAAGCTGCACACGATAGACCGCAAACGCAATTACACTTGCGACAGATGCggtaaaatgttttacaataaaGGTACTCTCACATCACACATACTGTCACATGATAAGAACCGTCCGCATGTGTGTAGGATTTGTAACAAGTCTTTTCTGTACCCTAATATGTTAAGGCGGCATGTTGAAATGCATTCTGGGGTGAAACCGTTTTCTTGCGAGCAATGTGGAAGGTGTTTTAGACTGCAGTACCAATTAAATGCGCATAAAATCATACATACGGACTCCATGCCTTATGTATGCTCGTACTGTAATAAAGCTTTTAGATTTAAGCAGATATTAAAGAATCATGAGAGACAACACACGGGTGCGAAACCATATTCTTGCCAGCACTGCGGGATGGAATTTACCAACTGGTCgaattacaataaacatatgAAACGGAGACATAATACGGACACCTCTAAGAAGAAAATAACACCGGATGGAGTGTTCCCGGTGAATCCGCAAACAGGACAGATCATGCAAGTACAGGATCCAGTCGGTACTGAAGAATGGAAGACTAAAATTATGATTCCTGGCAAAAGAGGAAAAAAGAAAAGTATAAAACAGGAGGATATTTAG
- the LOC110376181 gene encoding gastrula zinc finger protein XlCGF57.1 encodes MNDSEYIHCRLCAHLKPRHALIQLISEEPHCQDIVKWLSRFNVQINLNDNNLPKMACFTCVASLERAFKFIAAVERAQSTLNKIILQPQLVKEEHFSDDENIVYEGPADYDDIIENIKIETNKTDSTSEKSVENNVEKPSEKMEKRRLCISVDHLPLSQVHMTWKDYEWLCRLCETRFPTFEELHTHSVQHHKVCNPYQCTDCKKRIFQLDRFLKHVKLHKKYLKFSCYKCHMKFVTTRDTLKHQAEHKVTDHVCSGCNESFKCQEELAEHSITYRRVGKRQVGDNIGGEPAIEGDSYTCTVCNKTYPNKQCLANHRAIHMHRQKNHVCEICGKSFYQKGSLADHIVQHSDSRPYQCEICKASFKTLRRLRSHITSHDAEKPFSCDQCGKCFRLKRQLSNHSIVHTDSYPHVCSYCNKGFRFKTLMTQHVRQHTGVKPYSCEICYRDFTNWPNYNKHMKRRHNTDMAKKKRAPLGALSKDPGPGKVISDKTLEEKIKFLEQKDIDPQRALSLSRAAKHWY; translated from the exons ATGAATGATAGCGAATATATTCACTGTCGCCTTTGCGCTCATTTAAAGCCGAGACACGCATTAATACAGCTAATATCGGAGGAACCACATTGCCAAGATATTGTCAAATGGTTGTCCCGATTCAACGTTCAAATAAACTTAAACGACAATAATTTACCAAAAATGGCCTGTTTTACTTGTGTAGCGTCGCTAGAACGAGCATTTAAATTCATTGCTGCCGTGGAGCGAGCCCAGTCTActctaaacaaaataattttacagccACAGCTTGTGAAGGAAGAACATTTTTCTGATGATGAAAACATTGTTTACGAGGGTCCAGCGGACTACGACGACATAATCGAGAATATTAAAATCGAAACGAATAAAACAGATTCCACTTCTGAAAAATCGGtagaaaataatgttgaaaaaccTTCGGAAAAAATGGAAAAAAGGCGTCTTTGCATCAGTGTGGACCATTTACCTTTGTCTCAGGTGCACATGACTTGGAAAGATTATGAGTGGCTGTGCCGGCTCTGTGAGACACGATTCCCCACATTCGAAGAGCTTCATACTCACTCTGTGCAACACCACAAGGTCTGTAACCCATACCAGTGTACAGATTGTAAAAAGAGAATTTTTCAGCTCGACCGTTTCCTAAAACATGTCAAACTGCACAAAAAGTACTTGAAATTCTCATGTTACAAGTGCCACATGAAGTTTGTGACTACAAGAGACACTTTAAAACATCAGGCTGAACATAAAGTGACTGATCATGTTTGTAGCGGATGCAATGAAAGTTTTAAATGTCAAGAGGAACTAGCTGAACACAGTATCACATACCGCAGAGTTGGAAAAAGACAGGTGGGAGACAACATTGGAGGAGAACCGGCAATAGAAGGAGATAGCTATACTTGCACAGTTTGCAACAAAACATACccaaacaaacaatgtttgGCTAACCATCGGGCAATTCACATGCACAGACAAAAGAACCATGTATGTGAAATTTGTGGTAAAAGTTTCTACCAGAAAGGAAGCTTAGCGGACCATATTGTACAGCACAGCGATTCCAGGCCATATCAATGCGAAATTTGTAAAGCGTCATTCAAAACTTTACGCCGGTTACGCTCACATATAACAAGTCATGATGCAGAGAAGCCATTCTCTTGTGATCAGTGCGGAAAATGTTTCCGTTTGAAAAGGCAACTCAGTAATCACAGTATTGTTCACACAGATTCTTATCCTCATGTGTGCAGTTATTGCAATAAAGGTTTCCGTTTCAAGACGTTAATGACTCAGCATGTACGCCAGCATACTGGCGTGAAGCCGTACTCGTGTGAAATTTGTTATAGAGACTTCACTAACTGGCCGAATTATAATAAGCATATGAAAAGGCGACATAATACAGACATGGCAAAGAAGAAACGTGCTCCTCTGGGAGCTTTATCCAAAGACCCTGGCCCTGGGAAGGTTATATCTGATAAAACATTAGaagaaaagataaaattttTGGAACAGAAAGATATAG ATCCACAGAGGGCTTTAAGCTTGTCTAGAGCTGCTAAACATTGgtactga
- the LOC110376196 gene encoding gastrula zinc finger protein XlCGF26.1-like: protein MNDSEYIHCRLCAHIKPKHSLIHLIPEEEHCQEIVKWLSRFNVQINLNDYNLPKMACITCVVSLERAFDFISAVERAQSTLNEIILQPQLVKVEPFSDDENIGYEGPADNDNEIAIIKVETNKTDSASEKSFENNVEKSSKEVEKMRLCISVEHLPLSQVHMTWRDYKWLCRLCRTRYPTFVELHTHSMKYHKVCNTYQCTDCKKSIFQLDHFLEHSKLHRKYLKFSCYKCHMKFLTSEDTLKHQAEHKVTDHICSGCNESFKCQEALAEHRSTYCSVEKRQEKVRKLATVRGSHTCTVCNKTYSKKHNLAKHKLIHTHRQKDYLCQICGKSFYHKGSLEDHIIRHSDSKPYQCEICKSTFQTLQRLSAHKKSHSAEKPFSCDQCGKCFRLKRQLGDHSFVHTDSYPHVCSYCNKGFRRKVYMNQHIRQHTGVKPYSCEICQRDFTNFPNYNKHKKRRHNTDMAKTKRAPEGTLPIDSGPGKVISDKKLEKKIKLL, encoded by the coding sequence ATGAATGATAGCGAATATATTCACTGTCGCCTTTGCGCTCATATCAAACCCAAACACTCACTAATACACCTAATACCAGAGGAGGAACATTGCCAAGAAATTGTAAAGTGGTTGTCCCGATTCAACGTTCAAATAAACTTAAACGACTATAATTTGCCAAAAATGGCCTGTATTACTTGCGTAGTGTCGCTAGAACGAGCATTCGATTTCATTTCTGCTGTTGAGCGAGCGCAATCTACTctaaacgaaataattttacagCCACAGCTTGTGAAGGTAGAACCTTTTTCTGATGATGAAAACATTGGTTACGAGGGTCCAGCGGACAACGACAATGAAATCGCGATTATTAAAGTCGAGACTAATAAAACAGATTCCGCTTCTGAAAAATCGTTcgaaaataatgttgaaaagtCTTCGAAAGAAGTGGAAAAAATGCGTCTTTGCATCAGTGTGGAACATTTACCTTTATCTCAGGTGCACATGACCTGGAGGGACTACAAGTGGCTCTGCCGGCTCTGTAGAACTCGATACCCCACATTTGTGGAACTTCATACTCACTCTATGAAATACCACAAGGTCTGTAACACATACCAATGTACAGattgtaaaaaaagtatttttcagcTCGACCACTTCCTAGAACATTCGAAACTGCACAGAAAGTACTTGAAATTCTCATGTTACAAGTGCCACATGAAGTTTTTGACTTCAGAAGACACTTTAAAACATCAGGCTGAACATAAAGTAACGGATCATATTTGTAGCGGATGCAATGAAAGTTTTAAATGCCAAGAGGCACTAGCCGAGCACAGAAGCACATACTGCAGTGTTGAAAAAAGACAGGAAAAAGTACGAAAACTGGCAACAGTAAGAGGTAGCCATACTTGCACAGTGTGTAACAAAACATActcaaaaaaacataatttggcTAAACATAAGTTGATTCACACTCACAGACAAAAGGATTACTTGTGTCAAATTTGTGGCAAAAGTTTCTACCATAAAGGAAGCTTAGAGGACCATATTATACGGCACAGCGATTCAAAGCCATATCAATGCGAAATTTGTAAATCGACCTTCCAAACCTTACAGCGGTTAAGTGCACATAAAAAAAGCCATAGTGCAGAGAAGCCATTCTCTTGTGATCAGTGCGGAAAATGTTTCCGTTTGAAAAGGCAACTCGGTGACCACAGTTTTGTTCACACAGATTCTTATCCTCATGTCTGCAGTTATTGCAATAAGGGTTTCCGTCGCAAGGTGTATATGAATCAGCACATACGCCAGCACACTGGTGTTAAGCCATACTCATGTGAAATTTGCCAAAGAGACTTCACTAACTTTCCGAATTACAATAAGCATAAGAAAAGACGACATAATACAGATATGGCAAAGACGAAACGTGCTCCTGAGGGAACTTTACCCATAGACTCTGGCCCCGGGAAGGTTatatctgataaaaaattagaaaaaaagataaaactttTGTAA
- the LOC110376207 gene encoding presequence protease, mitochondrial: MYSRLCKFRSGVSHRLTPCSNMYSSGILKKKDAVTKALQPGKTMHGFLVTEVEPIKEYNMTAYFLIHEKTKTEYLHLERDDSNNVFSVGFRTTPLDSMGTPHILEHTVLCGSEKYPVRDPFFKMLNRSLATFMNALTGPDYTFYPFSSQNEVDYRNLQKVYLDAVFKPNLSRLDFLQEGWRLEHANVEDKSSELSFKGVVYNEMKGAFSETSSLFGQKFINKILPQGTYGYVSGGDPICIPELTHEHLRDFHARYYHPSNARIYSYGNFPLEANLKFVNEAYLSQYEFLDPKHTIVKPQLRWKTPEKSEITCRVDQYGVPIERQNQIAIGYVMADITNIYETFMMMALTELMIIGPNSAFYKSLIEKNISGGYNSLTGYDNQIRDTLFVVGLRDVEKSKFALVESIVNQTLQDIRDKGFEKDHIQSVLHGFELSIKHQSPKFGLNLLFNLMPLWNHNGPILNALKVNQLLDQLKTNLMEPAYVKEVIDKYFISNKHKLTMTMVPDHKFDDAFNAAEAKLLQKKVKALTDSEKEEIYNEGIELSKAQKKIQNLDILPCLKIDDITLTKTAPPLKHTVADIIPLQMCEANTNGVTYFKGVVGTDCLNDQQRSLLPFFEYVVNKFDTRNYNYRDFDKFVSKSTSGLGFLSHITEHIDQPGHYEQGILISSHCLDENLPKMMDIWGEIFSKPDFSNDERMRMLLTNYCSALSNGIVDSGHTYAMQAARALISSVDECKESLMGLQHIVNMQELQKNKSIDDIQLIIDTIGQKILKGSNLRTAFHYSNTNTQIHDVVDHFCKNLCVNVDQKEMNRINWTDAKKMPQENRGVHIVMNIPVNFCAKVVPTVSYTDPDYAKLRVLSRFLTSKYLHPIVREQNGAYGGGAMLTLDGVFNFYSYRDPNSRVTMNVFDQTADWMSKNVKLIDDQNLFEAKLSILQQMDQPIAEYMKGIDLFLYGLSYDIWKTQRERVLAVKKEDLAEMCQKYFKNDKWSGKCVIGEGSKDLKEGDEIWETISGPQQ, encoded by the coding sequence atgtattcaaGACTTTGCAAGTTCCGGTCCGGCGTCAGCCACAGATTAACTCCATGCAGCAATATGTACAGCAGCGGCATTCTAAAAAAGAAGGACGCAGTGACGAAAGCACTGCAACCCGGGAAGACCATGCACGGCTTCCTCGTCACCGAAGTCGAACCCATCAAAGAGTATAACATGACAGCATACTTCCTAATACACGAAAAGACTAAAACAGAGTACCTGCATCTAGAACGAGATGATTCCAATAACGTATTCTCAGTAGGTTTTCGTACAACACCATTAGATTCTATGGGCACACCGCATATTCTAGAACACACTGTATTATGTGGTTCCGAGAAATATCCAGTCCGAGATCCGTTCTTCAAAATGTTGAACCGATCACTAGCAACGTTCATGAACGCATTGACTGGCCCTGATTACACGTTTTACCCATTTTCGTCACAAAACGAGGTTGACTACAGGAATCTGCAGAAAGTCTACCTAGATGCTGTATTTAAACCTAATTTGTCTAGGCTAGACTTCTTACAAGAGGGCTGGAGATTAGAACATGCAAATGTGGAGGACAAATCATCTGAATTGAGCTTCAAAGGTGTTGTTTACAATGAAATGAAAGGTGCATTCTCAGAAACAAGTTCATTATTTGGACAAAAGTTCATAAACAAAATCTTACCGCAGGGTACTTACGGCTACGTCTCGGGGGGTGACCCTATATGCATTCCAGAACTAACACATGAGCATTTAAGAGATTTCCATGCAAGGTACTACCACCCAAGCAATGCTAGAATTTATTCCTATGGCAATTTCCCCCTCGAAGCAAACTTAAAGTTTGTGAATGAAGCTTACTTGAGCCAGTATGAGTTCTTAGACCCAAAACACACAATAGTAAAACCTCAACTGAGATGGAAGACTCCGGAGAAAAGTGAAATAACATGCAGAGTTGATCAGTATGGAGTTCCCATTGAAAGACAAAATCAAATCGCCATAGGATATGTTATGGCTGACATTACAAACATTTATGAAACATTCATGATGATGGCTTTGACTGAACTCATGATTATTGGACCAAATTCAGCTTTCTACAAAAGTTTGATTGAGAAAAACATTTCTGGGGGCTACAATTCTCTCACGGGTTATGACAACCAGATTAGAGACACTTTATTTGTAGTTGGATTAAGAGATGTCGAGAAATCTAAATTTGCATTGGTGGAAAGTATTGTCAATCAGACATTACAAGATATTCGCGATAAAGGTTTCGAAAAGGATCATATTCAGAGTGTCCTGCATGGTTTTGAGTTATCAATCAAGCATCAATCACCAAAATTCGGTCTCAATTTACTCTTCAATCTTATGCCCCTGTGGAACCATAACGGGCCAATTCTTAATGCATTAAAAGTCAACCAGTTGTTAGATCAACTTAAAACTAATCTAATGGAACCCGCCTATGTGAAGGAAGTAATTGATAAATActtcatttcaaataaacacaaattaacCATGACTATGGTACCTGACCACAAGTTCGATGATGCATTCAATGCAGCTGAAGCCAAACTGTTGCAAAAGAAAGTAAAAGCGCTGACAGATAgtgaaaaagaagaaatatataATGAAGGAATAGAGCTGTCTAAAGCACAGAAGAAAATACAGAATTTGGATATTCTCCCTTGTCTAAAGATTGATGATATTACTCTGACCAAAACAGCCCCGCCACTGAAACATACGGTCGCTGATATCATTCCCTTACAAATGTGTGAAGCTAACACTAACGGCGTCACGTACTTCAAGGGGGTTGTGGGAACTGACTGTTTGAACGATCAACAGAGGTCCCTATTACCATTCTTTGAGTATGTAGTCAACAAGTTCGACACGAGGAACTACAACTACCGTGATTTTGACAAGTTTGTCAGCAAGTCCACATCTGGACTCGGCTTCCTCTCCCATATTACGGAACATATTGACCAACCTGGCCACTACGAACAAGGGATATTAATCAGCAGTCACTGCTTAGACGAGAACCTGCCCAAAATGATGGATATATGGGGTGAAATCTTCAGCAAACCTGACTTCAGTAATGATGAAAGAATGAGAATGCTCCTTACGAACTATTGCTCAGCTTTAAGTAACGGAATCGTTGACAGCGGACATACTTACGCAATGCAAGCAGCTAGGGCCTTGATCTCTTCTGTAGACGAGTGCAAAGAGAGCCTTATGGGTCTCCAACACATAGTGAATATGCAAGAACTCCAAAAAAACAAGTCAATAGACGATATCCAACTCATAATTGATACAATCGGCCAAAAAATTCTAAAGGGCAGCAATTTAAGGACAGCATTCCATTACTCGAACACAAACACGCAGATTCACGATGTCGTTGATCATTTTTGCAAAAACCTTTGTGTGAATGTGGATCAGAAGGAAATGAACAGGATTAACTGGACTGATGCTAAGAAGATGCCGCAAGAAAACCGCGGCGTACACATCGTTATGAACATCCCTGTGAATTTCTGCGCTAAGGTCGTCCCGACTGTATCTTACACCGACCCTGATTATGCTAAACTGAGAGTGCTGTCAAGATTCCTGACATCAAAGTACTTACACCCAATAGTCAGAGAGCAGAACGGAGCCTACGGAGGAGGCGCAATGCTTACATTAGACGGAGTTTTTAACTTCTACTCATACAGGGACCCCAATTCCAGAGTGACCATGAATGTTTTCGATCAAACTGCAGACTGGATGTCAAAGAACGTAAAACTCATTGATGACCAAAACCTGTTTGAAGCTAAACTGTCTATCCTGCAGCAGATGGATCAGCCCATTGCTGAGTACATGAAAGGAATCGACCTGTTCCTCTATGGATTATCCTACGACATTTGGAAGACTCAACGGGAGCGAGTTTTGGCAGTTAAGAAGGAAGATTTAGCAGAAATGTGCCAGAAATACTTTAAGAATGACAAGTGGAGTGGTAAATGCGTTATTGGAGAAGGCTCGAAAGACCTCAAAGAGGGTGACGAGATTTGGGAAACTATAAGCGGACCTCAGCAATAA